In Streptomyces sp. NBC_00306, a single genomic region encodes these proteins:
- a CDS encoding sigma-70 family RNA polymerase sigma factor encodes MATRAVARRQSETSGTDRASSVRAGGEIADRDLVGMYLDEIARTPLLDAAKEVELSQTIEAGVYAQQILAKEVESEADGATREELEALVAEGERAKDVFIRSNLRLVVAVARRYPRSGLPLLDLIQEGNAGLVRAVEKFDYAKGFKFSTYATWWIRQAITRSIADQSRTIRLPVHLVEELGRIRRVQREFNRENGREPEATEIAKELDSTPERVSDVLDWARDPVSLNMAVDDAGETQFGDLLEDTSAVSPEQSVLTLLRSEELEDLIGKLDNRTASIIRMRYGIEDGRERTLTEVGKEHGLTRERIRQIEKHALLELKRMARDTGFDAAA; translated from the coding sequence ATGGCAACCCGTGCCGTCGCCCGCCGTCAGTCCGAGACCAGTGGGACCGACCGGGCAAGCAGCGTTCGCGCAGGCGGGGAGATCGCCGACCGCGACCTGGTCGGCATGTACCTCGACGAGATCGCGCGTACGCCGTTGCTCGACGCCGCCAAGGAGGTCGAGCTGTCCCAGACCATCGAGGCGGGTGTGTACGCCCAGCAGATCCTCGCGAAAGAGGTGGAGAGCGAAGCCGACGGAGCCACGCGCGAGGAGCTCGAGGCACTGGTGGCCGAGGGCGAGCGCGCCAAGGACGTCTTCATCCGCTCCAACCTCAGGCTCGTCGTGGCTGTCGCCCGTCGCTACCCCCGCAGCGGACTGCCCCTGCTCGACCTGATCCAGGAGGGGAACGCCGGCCTGGTGCGCGCGGTCGAGAAGTTCGACTACGCGAAGGGCTTCAAGTTCTCCACGTACGCGACGTGGTGGATCCGCCAGGCCATCACCCGCTCCATAGCCGACCAGTCCCGCACGATCCGTCTCCCCGTCCACCTCGTGGAGGAGCTCGGCCGCATCCGCAGGGTGCAGCGCGAATTCAACAGGGAGAACGGCCGTGAGCCGGAGGCCACGGAGATCGCGAAGGAGCTCGACTCCACGCCCGAGCGCGTCTCCGACGTACTCGACTGGGCACGCGACCCGGTCAGCCTCAACATGGCGGTGGACGACGCGGGCGAGACGCAGTTCGGCGACCTCCTGGAGGACACGTCGGCGGTCTCACCGGAACAGTCGGTGCTCACGCTGTTGCGCAGCGAGGAGCTGGAAGACCTGATCGGCAAGCTCGACAACCGTACGGCGTCGATCATCCGCATGCGGTACGGAATCGAGGACGGCCGCGAGCGGACGCTGACGGAGGTCGGCAAGGAGCACGGCCTGACGCGCGAAAGGATCCGCCAGATCGAGAAGCACGCGCTGCTCGAACTGAAGCGGATGGCGCGCGACACGGGCTTCGACGCGGCGGCCTGA
- a CDS encoding GNAT family N-acetyltransferase, which translates to MPQGRTEVQVRPGSEADLVALTELYNHYIRETAVTFDTATFTPEQRRPWLRSHPEDGPHRLLVARDAPNAGTSPGGSLLGYATSSPLRPKPAYSTSVEVSVYCAPEAAGRGIGTLLYTALFEALAGEDLHRAYAGIALPNEASVRLHDRFGFRHLGTYEEVGRKFDRYWDVAWYEKRLGPED; encoded by the coding sequence ATGCCGCAGGGACGTACAGAAGTGCAGGTCAGGCCCGGGAGTGAGGCCGATCTCGTGGCCCTCACCGAGCTGTACAACCACTACATCCGTGAGACGGCCGTCACATTCGACACGGCCACGTTCACCCCCGAGCAGCGCCGCCCCTGGTTGCGCTCCCACCCTGAAGACGGCCCGCACCGTCTTCTGGTTGCTCGCGATGCCCCGAATGCGGGGACGTCACCCGGGGGAAGCCTGCTCGGTTACGCCACCAGTAGTCCCCTGCGCCCCAAGCCCGCGTACTCCACGTCGGTCGAGGTGAGCGTCTACTGCGCGCCCGAAGCCGCCGGCCGCGGCATCGGCACCCTGCTCTACACGGCGCTCTTCGAGGCGCTCGCCGGTGAGGATCTGCACCGGGCGTACGCCGGGATCGCCCTGCCGAACGAGGCCTCGGTCCGGCTGCACGACCGTTTCGGCTTCCGTCATCTCGGAACGTACGAGGAGGTGGGCCGGAAGTTCGACCGGTACTGGGATGTCGCCTGGTACGAGAAGAGGCTGGGGCCTGAGGACTAG
- a CDS encoding questin oxidase family protein: MDTTGDTTGTPGDTTGTLDEALERLHSSGPERDGWLSNHGPMAVEALVRHGRSSSVHRWLDHYGSKLEDMPEPSTPVTASDWREALGDPRRIADWAVYFERETAERPWRDVLAEWWPRLLPGIAGGATHPAIRVGHAVRTLLTGEETGPRVTELAHALGYWAARHLPLPELRTLPPEVTATAALDAVPAVSDQSGGILDRLGRLTAFPAWPGATADPEAARAQLVELVTAATHRYASHGHGEPVMLVHAATAPNAVLRTLPALPRELWVPSLGAAWAASAAVTAAYTPAEAAPYRPTTASPEEIFERAAAHGDDHTIKFTDTALDIGDPIALAAAVRSIELNEPFL; the protein is encoded by the coding sequence ATGGACACCACGGGCGACACCACCGGCACCCCCGGAGACACCACCGGCACCCTCGACGAAGCACTGGAGCGGCTCCACTCGTCCGGCCCCGAGCGCGACGGCTGGCTGAGCAATCACGGTCCGATGGCCGTCGAGGCGCTGGTGCGGCACGGCAGATCGTCGTCCGTGCACCGCTGGCTCGACCACTACGGCAGCAAGCTGGAGGACATGCCGGAGCCGAGCACCCCGGTGACGGCGTCCGACTGGCGGGAGGCTCTCGGCGATCCGCGCCGCATCGCCGACTGGGCCGTGTACTTCGAGCGCGAGACCGCCGAACGCCCCTGGCGGGACGTACTCGCCGAGTGGTGGCCGCGGTTGCTGCCCGGCATCGCGGGCGGGGCCACGCATCCGGCGATCCGGGTGGGCCACGCCGTGCGCACCCTGCTCACCGGAGAGGAGACCGGTCCGCGGGTGACCGAGCTGGCACACGCGCTCGGCTACTGGGCCGCCCGGCATCTGCCGTTGCCCGAGCTGCGCACCCTGCCTCCGGAGGTGACCGCGACGGCCGCGCTCGACGCCGTTCCGGCCGTGTCCGATCAGAGCGGCGGCATCCTGGACCGGCTCGGCCGGCTGACCGCTTTTCCCGCCTGGCCCGGCGCCACGGCCGACCCGGAAGCGGCCCGCGCGCAGCTTGTCGAGCTGGTCACCGCCGCCACCCATCGCTACGCGAGTCACGGGCACGGCGAGCCGGTCATGCTGGTGCACGCGGCGACCGCGCCCAATGCCGTGCTGCGCACCCTGCCGGCGCTCCCCCGCGAGCTGTGGGTGCCGAGTCTCGGGGCCGCGTGGGCCGCGAGTGCCGCGGTCACGGCCGCGTACACACCGGCCGAGGCCGCTCCGTACCGGCCCACGACGGCGAGCCCGGAGGAGATCTTCGAGCGGGCCGCCGCGCACGGCGACGATCACACGATCAAGTTCACCGACACCGCCCTGGACATCGGTGACCCGATCGCCCTGGCCGCGGCCGTCCGTTCGATCGAGCTCAACGAGCCCTTCCTCTGA
- a CDS encoding dioxygenase family protein encodes MNATSVTERMPALYLSHGAPPLADDPVWPGELAAWSAGLPRPRAILMVSAHWEEAPLALGATESVPLVYDFWGFPEHYYRVRYDAPGAPALADSVRKMLRTAGMPVQDIPDRGLDHGAYVPLVEMFPGADIPVLQISMPTLDPQKLMEIGRRLAPLRDEGVLIVGSGFFTHNLAALRQGGIPGWSAEFDDWGQRALAAADVDALLDFEHKSPAGKLAHPRTEHFAPLFVTLGASEGDLATGKSVIDGFWMGLAKRSVQFG; translated from the coding sequence ATGAACGCCACGTCTGTCACGGAGCGGATGCCCGCCCTCTACCTCTCGCACGGCGCTCCGCCGCTCGCCGACGACCCCGTGTGGCCCGGCGAGCTCGCCGCGTGGTCCGCCGGTCTGCCGCGCCCGCGCGCGATCCTGATGGTCTCCGCCCACTGGGAGGAGGCCCCGCTCGCGCTGGGCGCGACCGAGTCCGTGCCCCTGGTGTACGACTTCTGGGGCTTCCCCGAGCACTACTACCGGGTGCGGTACGACGCGCCGGGCGCTCCCGCGCTCGCCGACTCCGTACGCAAGATGCTCCGCACGGCCGGGATGCCTGTGCAGGACATCCCGGACCGCGGGCTCGACCATGGCGCGTACGTGCCGCTGGTGGAGATGTTCCCGGGTGCCGACATCCCCGTTCTCCAGATCTCCATGCCCACCCTCGACCCCCAGAAGCTGATGGAGATCGGACGCAGGCTGGCGCCGCTGCGGGACGAGGGCGTACTGATCGTCGGCAGCGGGTTCTTCACGCACAATCTGGCGGCGCTGCGGCAGGGCGGAATCCCCGGCTGGTCGGCGGAGTTCGACGACTGGGGTCAGCGGGCACTGGCGGCCGCCGATGTGGACGCGCTGCTGGACTTCGAGCACAAGTCCCCGGCCGGGAAGCTCGCCCATCCGCGCACCGAGCACTTCGCCCCGCTCTTCGTCACTCTCGGAGCGTCCGAGGGCGATCTCGCGACGGGGAAGAGCGTGATCGACGGCTTCTGGATGGGCCTGGCGAAGCGGTCCGTGCAGTTCGGCTGA
- a CDS encoding MarR family winged helix-turn-helix transcriptional regulator, with product MEYMNTASTGDGESGPRWLSDDEQRVWRAYLHATMLFEDHLDRQLQRDAGMPHVYYGLLVQLSQSPHRRKRMTELAIDAKITRSRLSHAIARLEKNGWVRREDCPSDKRGQNAVLTEAGFDVLKAAAPAHVEAVRQALFDRLTPEQVGQLGEIMRIMSDALQPQESGADLPWLR from the coding sequence GTGGAATACATGAACACGGCATCCACCGGTGACGGCGAGAGCGGACCGCGCTGGCTCAGCGACGACGAACAGCGCGTCTGGCGCGCCTACTTGCACGCCACCATGCTGTTCGAGGACCACCTCGACCGCCAGTTGCAGCGGGACGCCGGCATGCCGCACGTCTACTACGGCCTGCTCGTCCAGCTCTCCCAGTCACCGCACCGTCGCAAGCGGATGACGGAGCTGGCCATCGACGCCAAGATCACGCGCTCCCGGCTCTCGCACGCGATCGCGCGGCTGGAGAAGAACGGCTGGGTGCGCCGCGAGGACTGCCCCTCCGACAAGCGCGGCCAGAACGCCGTCCTGACGGAGGCCGGCTTCGACGTGCTGAAGGCAGCCGCACCCGCCCATGTCGAGGCGGTGCGCCAGGCCCTGTTCGACCGGCTCACCCCCGAACAGGTGGGCCAGCTGGGCGAGATCATGCGGATCATGTCCGACGCGCTCCAGCCGCAGGAGTCCGGCGCGGACCTCCCCTGGCTGCGCTGA
- a CDS encoding MFS transporter has translation MPKTPDISLADPKRWKALVFIALAQLMVVLDATIVNIALPTAQQDLGISDGNRQWVITAYALAFGGLLLFGGRIADLWGRKRTFVVGLLGFAAASALGGAATGEAMLLGSRALQGAFGALLAPAALSLLAVMFTDAKERAKAFGIYGAIAGGGGAVGLILGGFLTEYLNWRWTFFVNIPFAIVAAVGAYFVIREPAGSRNRSSLDIPGVVLSTLGLVALVYGFTRAESAGWSDGLTVGMFVASAVLLAAFVVTEAKVKAPLLPLRVLTERNRGGVYLSLGLAIIAMFGLFLFLTFYLQVVKGYSPVMTGFAFLPMIAGMIAGSTQIGARLMTRVAPRLLMGPGFVLAALGMLLLTQLEIDSSYAGLILPAQLMLGLGMGTAFMPAMSLATHGVNPADAGVASAMVNTSQQVGGAIGTALLNTIAASATSSYIASHAAGATNPKLLEMQGLVHGFSSAIWWAVGILVAAAAIAFTLINTGRPDAGSLTAASGDGVEDEVRIPVVAH, from the coding sequence ATGCCAAAAACACCCGACATATCCCTTGCCGACCCGAAGCGCTGGAAAGCGCTGGTCTTCATCGCCCTCGCCCAGCTGATGGTGGTGCTCGACGCGACGATCGTGAACATCGCGCTGCCCACCGCCCAGCAGGACCTGGGAATCTCCGACGGAAACCGCCAGTGGGTCATCACGGCCTACGCCCTGGCCTTCGGCGGACTGCTGCTCTTCGGTGGCCGTATAGCCGACCTGTGGGGCCGTAAGCGCACCTTCGTCGTCGGCCTGCTCGGTTTCGCCGCGGCCTCCGCGCTCGGTGGCGCCGCCACCGGCGAGGCGATGCTGCTCGGCTCCCGCGCACTGCAGGGTGCCTTCGGCGCACTGCTCGCGCCGGCCGCGCTCTCCCTGCTGGCGGTGATGTTCACCGACGCCAAGGAGCGCGCCAAGGCGTTCGGCATCTACGGCGCGATCGCCGGTGGTGGCGGTGCCGTCGGCCTGATTCTCGGCGGCTTCCTCACCGAGTACCTGAACTGGCGCTGGACCTTCTTCGTCAACATCCCGTTCGCGATCGTCGCCGCTGTCGGCGCGTACTTCGTGATCCGTGAGCCCGCGGGCTCCCGCAACCGCTCCTCGCTCGACATCCCCGGTGTCGTCCTGTCCACGCTGGGCCTCGTGGCCCTGGTGTACGGCTTCACCCGCGCAGAGTCCGCCGGCTGGTCCGACGGTCTGACCGTGGGCATGTTCGTGGCCTCCGCGGTGCTGCTCGCCGCGTTCGTCGTCACCGAGGCCAAGGTCAAGGCCCCGCTGCTGCCGCTGCGTGTCCTGACGGAGCGCAACCGCGGCGGTGTCTATCTGTCGCTCGGTCTCGCCATCATCGCGATGTTCGGCCTGTTCCTCTTCCTGACCTTCTACCTCCAGGTCGTGAAGGGCTACTCGCCGGTCATGACCGGCTTCGCTTTCCTGCCGATGATCGCGGGCATGATCGCGGGCTCGACGCAGATCGGCGCCCGTCTGATGACCCGGGTGGCTCCGCGGCTGCTGATGGGCCCCGGCTTCGTCCTCGCCGCGCTCGGCATGCTGCTGCTGACGCAGCTGGAGATCGACAGCTCGTACGCCGGTCTGATCCTGCCGGCGCAGCTGATGCTGGGCCTCGGTATGGGTACGGCGTTCATGCCGGCCATGTCCCTGGCCACGCACGGTGTGAACCCGGCCGACGCCGGTGTCGCCTCCGCGATGGTCAACACCTCGCAGCAGGTCGGCGGCGCGATCGGTACGGCGCTGCTGAACACCATCGCCGCCTCGGCCACCAGCTCGTACATCGCCTCGCACGCGGCGGGTGCGACCAACCCGAAGCTCCTGGAGATGCAGGGTCTGGTGCACGGCTTCTCGTCCGCGATCTGGTGGGCGGTCGGCATCCTGGTGGCGGCCGCGGCCATCGCCTTCACGCTGATCAACACCGGGCGTCCGGACGCCGGTTCGCTCACCGCCGCCTCGGGTGACGGTGTCGAGGACGAGGTCAGGATCCCCGTGGTCGCGCACTGA
- a CDS encoding TetR/AcrR family transcriptional regulator, with amino-acid sequence MTPAVETETRRTPRPRADALRNRERIVSAAREMFVEFGADVPLDDIARRAGVGNATLYRHFPDRSGLVREVVISVMSRTCDRVDQAVAEEEDPFAAVRRFVHAAADERIGALCPMLAGGFDQDHPDLRAGRERLEDSVLGLIERAQSAGRMRTDVAVGDLMVALSQLTRPLPGIGCLGIDRYVHRHLQLFLDGLEAPARSELPGKAATMEDLRTTQ; translated from the coding sequence GTGACCCCCGCCGTGGAAACCGAAACGCGCCGCACCCCCCGGCCGAGGGCGGACGCCCTGCGGAACCGGGAGCGGATCGTCTCGGCAGCGCGCGAGATGTTCGTGGAGTTCGGGGCCGATGTCCCGCTCGACGACATCGCCCGCCGCGCGGGAGTCGGCAACGCCACCCTCTACCGACACTTCCCCGACCGCTCCGGACTCGTCCGAGAGGTCGTCATCTCCGTCATGTCCCGTACGTGCGACCGCGTCGACCAGGCCGTTGCGGAGGAGGAGGATCCCTTCGCCGCCGTGCGCCGGTTCGTCCACGCGGCAGCCGACGAGCGCATCGGGGCCCTGTGCCCGATGCTCGCCGGCGGGTTCGACCAGGACCACCCGGATCTGCGCGCCGGTCGCGAACGTCTCGAGGACTCCGTACTGGGGCTCATCGAGCGGGCGCAGTCGGCGGGCCGGATGCGTACCGATGTCGCCGTCGGCGATCTGATGGTGGCCCTCTCTCAGCTCACGCGGCCACTGCCGGGCATCGGATGCCTGGGCATCGACCGCTACGTCCACCGCCATCTGCAGCTCTTTCTGGACGGACTCGAAGCACCCGCTCGCTCCGAACTGCCCGGCAAGGCGGCGACCATGGAGGACCTGCGAACCACGCAATGA
- a CDS encoding M6 family metalloprotease domain-containing protein, producing MQHTRHRIRRTGRSRRLGGLAALGALALAALTTASATLPAPTKASAGPVATADETGLGPCRIPTTLGIQMSEGIPTPPGYSPSTGEIRALNLMIDFSDAVGEGRAVDRLAEFFPQTSDWFRTSSYGRLSYTPHAPVAEWLRMPMPFAAYGIERGSPYEPGYRNLVEDIVSVADPKVDFSAYDLVNILVTPNAGPSALDTVLSVTFSGNHDAPVADGVPLANTSFVYSRQDDGSGSYAETGYRVLPHENGHVFGLPDLYTSEGGGSVGHWDIMSEDWGANNDLLGWHKWKLGWLDPHQIGCASTPGTTEYSLTPLATAGGAKMAIVPITEDEGYAVEVRTRAGNDEAVCAPGVLIYRVHTGVDTGQGPVTVSDSSRDSGGCTRRPNVHSELSDAPYQPGESFVDKKNGIRISVIRADSGGVHKVRVTRS from the coding sequence ATGCAGCACACGCGCCACCGGATACGCAGGACCGGCCGATCCCGCCGCCTCGGCGGACTCGCCGCCCTCGGGGCCCTCGCGCTCGCCGCCCTGACCACGGCCAGCGCCACGCTTCCCGCCCCCACCAAGGCGTCGGCGGGACCGGTGGCGACAGCCGACGAGACCGGGCTCGGACCGTGTCGCATCCCCACGACGCTCGGCATCCAGATGTCGGAGGGCATACCGACTCCGCCCGGCTACTCCCCCTCCACCGGCGAGATCCGCGCCCTCAATCTGATGATCGACTTCTCGGACGCCGTCGGTGAGGGGCGGGCCGTCGACCGGCTCGCCGAGTTCTTCCCGCAGACCTCCGACTGGTTCAGGACCAGCTCGTACGGCCGCCTCAGCTACACCCCGCACGCACCGGTGGCCGAGTGGCTGCGGATGCCCATGCCGTTCGCCGCGTACGGGATAGAGCGCGGCTCGCCCTACGAGCCGGGCTATCGCAACCTCGTCGAGGACATCGTCTCGGTGGCCGACCCGAAGGTGGACTTCAGCGCATACGACCTGGTCAACATACTGGTCACGCCCAACGCCGGGCCCTCGGCACTGGACACCGTGCTCTCCGTGACCTTCTCCGGGAACCACGACGCTCCGGTCGCCGACGGCGTGCCGCTCGCCAACACGTCCTTCGTCTACAGCCGGCAGGACGACGGCTCCGGCTCGTACGCCGAGACCGGCTACCGGGTGCTCCCCCACGAGAACGGCCATGTCTTCGGGCTGCCCGACCTCTACACCTCCGAGGGCGGGGGCTCCGTCGGCCACTGGGACATTATGAGCGAGGACTGGGGGGCCAACAACGACCTGCTCGGCTGGCACAAATGGAAGCTGGGCTGGCTGGACCCGCACCAGATCGGGTGCGCCTCCACCCCGGGCACGACCGAGTACTCACTGACCCCGCTGGCCACCGCCGGCGGCGCGAAGATGGCGATCGTGCCGATCACCGAGGACGAGGGCTACGCCGTCGAGGTCCGTACGCGGGCCGGCAATGACGAGGCCGTGTGCGCACCGGGTGTACTGATCTACCGCGTGCACACCGGCGTGGACACCGGGCAGGGGCCGGTCACGGTCTCGGACAGCAGCCGGGACAGCGGGGGCTGCACCCGGCGCCCCAATGTGCACTCGGAGCTCTCCGACGCCCCGTACCAGCCCGGGGAGTCCTTCGTGGACAAGAAGAACGGCATCAGGATCTCGGTGATCCGCGCGGACAGCGGCGGTGTGCACAAGGTGCGCGTCACCCGGTCCTGA
- a CDS encoding class I adenylate-forming enzyme family protein produces MPQPEEILSAPGAPFAVVRGEDGGLLYADGPRSLREVVEATWAYGDRPFLVGERAVYTYREFFARASALAGRFVGEYGLRPGDRAAVAMRNHPEWQIAFWATQLAGLVAVPLNAWWTEEELAYALDDCTPRVLLVDGERLPRVDAWRERAGARVVVFHGGFRDGDPVPQGVERYEDFGTPDPLTAPPAVEVRAEDDATIIYTSGTTGRPKGAVATQLAQAGAALHPRFHASAAALARGAMPGQAPAPVTLMTFPFFHVAAFTTVYSTMGVGGTLVLMRKWNAERALALIEEHRVTHYSGVPTTALQLLEAAERTGAALETLAHLSTGGAAAPPDLLTRLTARHGRRVEPRSGYGLTETSGGVLANFGDAYREHPGSVGRPSPATEVRIAGPAGEALPDGEVGELWLRGQSLVRGYWRDEQATAAAFRDGWFRTGDLATVRDGRVSIVDRIKDMVIRGGENVYCVEVEAVLHSHPGVADAAVLGVPHPVLGEEVAAVVQLSPGATVTVDELKEHVGKELSAFKVPAHVLLREEPVPRNPTGKILKRELRGPVEEYVRGGT; encoded by the coding sequence GTGCCGCAGCCCGAAGAGATCCTCAGCGCCCCCGGCGCGCCCTTTGCCGTCGTGCGCGGGGAGGACGGCGGGCTGCTGTACGCCGATGGGCCGCGGAGTCTGCGGGAGGTCGTCGAGGCGACCTGGGCGTACGGGGATCGGCCCTTCCTCGTCGGGGAGCGGGCCGTCTATACCTACCGCGAGTTCTTCGCCCGCGCCTCCGCCCTCGCCGGGCGGTTCGTCGGCGAGTACGGGCTGCGGCCCGGGGATCGTGCCGCCGTGGCCATGCGGAATCACCCCGAGTGGCAGATAGCCTTCTGGGCAACGCAGTTGGCCGGGCTCGTCGCCGTGCCCCTCAACGCCTGGTGGACCGAGGAGGAGTTGGCGTACGCGCTCGACGACTGCACCCCGCGCGTGCTCCTCGTCGACGGTGAGCGGCTGCCCCGTGTGGATGCCTGGCGCGAGCGGGCCGGGGCGCGTGTCGTCGTCTTCCACGGCGGGTTCCGTGACGGGGACCCGGTGCCCCAAGGTGTCGAGCGGTACGAGGACTTCGGGACGCCCGACCCCCTCACCGCGCCGCCCGCCGTCGAGGTGCGGGCCGAGGACGACGCCACCATCATCTACACCTCCGGGACCACCGGGCGGCCCAAGGGTGCCGTGGCCACGCAGCTCGCGCAGGCCGGGGCCGCGCTGCATCCGCGGTTTCATGCCAGTGCCGCCGCCCTCGCGCGCGGCGCCATGCCCGGGCAGGCGCCGGCTCCGGTCACGCTGATGACCTTTCCGTTCTTCCATGTCGCCGCGTTCACCACGGTGTACTCCACGATGGGCGTCGGCGGCACGCTCGTGCTGATGCGGAAGTGGAATGCCGAGCGGGCGCTCGCGCTCATCGAGGAGCACCGGGTCACCCACTATTCCGGCGTGCCGACCACGGCACTTCAGCTGCTGGAGGCCGCCGAGCGGACGGGCGCGGCGCTGGAGACGCTCGCCCATCTCAGCACCGGCGGGGCCGCCGCGCCGCCCGATCTCCTCACGCGGCTGACCGCCCGCCACGGGCGGCGCGTCGAACCGCGCAGCGGCTACGGCCTGACCGAGACCAGCGGCGGCGTGCTCGCCAACTTCGGTGACGCCTACCGCGAGCACCCGGGCAGTGTGGGCCGGCCCTCGCCCGCCACCGAGGTGCGGATCGCCGGGCCTGCCGGTGAGGCGCTGCCCGATGGAGAGGTCGGCGAACTGTGGCTTCGCGGCCAGTCCCTCGTACGCGGGTACTGGCGCGACGAGCAGGCGACCGCCGCCGCCTTCCGCGACGGCTGGTTCCGGACGGGGGACCTCGCGACCGTGCGGGACGGGCGGGTCAGCATCGTCGACCGCATCAAGGACATGGTGATCCGCGGCGGCGAGAACGTGTACTGCGTCGAGGTGGAGGCGGTCCTGCACTCCCATCCGGGTGTCGCCGACGCCGCCGTCCTGGGTGTTCCGCATCCGGTGCTCGGTGAGGAGGTCGCCGCCGTCGTCCAGCTGAGCCCCGGGGCGACGGTCACCGTCGACGAGCTGAAGGAGCATGTCGGCAAGGAGCTGTCCGCGTTCAAGGTGCCGGCGCATGTGCTGCTGCGTGAGGAGCCAGTCCCGCGCAATCCGACGGGCAAGATCCTCAAGCGGGAACTGCGCGGTCCGGTGGAGGAGTACGTGCGCGGGGGCACCTGA
- a CDS encoding helix-turn-helix domain-containing protein produces the protein MPRRRTPRPDWVLTRRIELGHRIATLRRERGLSQDDLAAGAGLERRSIQRYEHGQRDPQASDLFLIANALNCHVTELFR, from the coding sequence GTGCCTCGCCGCCGAACACCCCGCCCCGACTGGGTTCTCACCAGACGCATCGAGCTCGGCCACCGGATCGCCACACTGCGGCGGGAACGAGGACTGTCTCAGGACGACCTCGCCGCGGGCGCCGGCCTTGAGCGCCGGAGCATCCAGCGGTACGAGCACGGCCAGCGGGACCCGCAGGCGTCCGATCTGTTCCTCATCGCCAATGCGCTGAATTGCCACGTGACCGAGCTCTTTCGCTGA
- a CDS encoding GntR family transcriptional regulator produces the protein MSIDREGPVPPYRQIADQLRARIADGSIPVGRRIPSLVELEQQYGVARDTLRKAVQVLKDEGLVETVSGMGVYVTALPRA, from the coding sequence ATGAGCATCGACCGTGAGGGACCCGTGCCGCCGTACCGGCAGATCGCCGACCAGCTGCGCGCCCGCATTGCCGACGGCTCCATTCCTGTCGGCCGCCGCATCCCCTCCCTCGTCGAGCTGGAGCAGCAGTACGGCGTCGCCCGGGACACGCTCCGCAAGGCGGTGCAGGTGCTGAAAGACGAGGGCCTCGTCGAGACCGTCAGCGGCATGGGCGTGTACGTCACGGCTCTACCCCGGGCATGA
- a CDS encoding holin, with protein sequence MFTRAFWKATGERAVRTFAQGTLGAIGADGLGVLDVDWGQAASVGGLASVIAVLTAVAFSGTGQPGPGITETAGSRPIGA encoded by the coding sequence ATGTTCACTCGCGCATTCTGGAAGGCGACCGGCGAGCGCGCCGTGCGCACCTTCGCTCAGGGCACCCTCGGCGCCATCGGCGCTGACGGGCTCGGAGTCCTCGACGTCGACTGGGGCCAGGCCGCCTCGGTCGGCGGCCTGGCCTCGGTGATCGCAGTCCTGACGGCGGTCGCCTTCTCGGGAACGGGGCAGCCCGGACCCGGGATCACGGAGACCGCGGGCAGCCGCCCGATCGGCGCCTGA